The Candidatus Neptunochlamydia vexilliferae genome includes a region encoding these proteins:
- a CDS encoding FtsK/SpoIIIE family DNA translocase, protein MDKKKRLHPEVQGLLVLVGSFLLFLCILSFTHTSPQKNWFGVIGYGIGYGMLWTFGLSAYLIATYIGWIGWKKLMGSPIGGLKMKTLYLGIGIVSLSALLNLLTEVGGFSNGLIESRVISEIYEVYYPYHQKLARFNLGGVPLYYLYRDLPIFNLQHLLSNVGVMITFSLTGIMALILFTNTRVIPLAKKCWEFVKETGKFLKKVAKDFKPRKVKKKVVPIVPVFSPRPPVQEREVMEEEEEEELSDLKISTHLEKRPAPGRKVKTMDNKKYVGAYRRYRLPPLNLLTNAKKVDQPTLKKDLERQAKILEETLLSFGVEGRVGEINCGPTITSFEVHPPTGVKVQKIKVLENDIALNLQAKSIRIIAPIPGKAAVGVEVPSLYPQEVGFKEMLSEYQKGSKKLHIPIMLGQTVTGDNVLCDLTKMPHCIIAGATGSGKSVCINSIVMSILMTARPDEVKILLVDPKKVELSSYTNLPHMIAPVITEAHGAYAALNWLVKEMEERYEILKRLKLRNIHAFNNRKYNPEKEEELAGGMEIPRKMPYIVGIIDEFADLMMASSSDLETPIARIAQMARAVGIHLILATQRPSREVITGLIKANFPSRIAFKVASRVNSQIILDENGAENLLGNGDLLFLPPGSHNLTRAQGVFVRDEDINQVIEHIERQLGPQYLIKSFDQMASADLGGVGAGEGKDDLYSQAYQIITETGTASTTFLQRKLKIGYARAASLMDELESNGIIGSPDGSRRRVLLKKD, encoded by the coding sequence ATGGATAAAAAAAAGCGTTTACACCCAGAAGTTCAGGGACTTCTCGTCTTAGTCGGGAGTTTTCTCCTCTTCCTTTGCATACTCAGTTTTACCCATACCTCCCCTCAGAAAAACTGGTTTGGGGTGATTGGCTATGGGATCGGCTATGGAATGCTTTGGACCTTTGGCCTCTCCGCTTACCTCATTGCGACCTACATCGGGTGGATCGGCTGGAAAAAGCTGATGGGAAGCCCGATCGGCGGGCTCAAGATGAAAACCCTCTACCTCGGCATCGGGATTGTCTCCTTATCGGCCCTCCTCAACCTTCTGACAGAGGTGGGAGGATTTTCTAATGGGTTGATTGAGTCGCGGGTCATCTCTGAAATCTATGAGGTCTACTATCCCTACCACCAAAAATTGGCCCGCTTCAATTTAGGTGGGGTTCCCCTTTACTATCTCTACCGCGACCTTCCAATTTTTAACCTGCAGCACCTCCTCAGTAACGTGGGTGTGATGATCACCTTTTCTCTTACCGGAATCATGGCGCTCATCCTTTTCACCAACACGCGGGTCATCCCCCTGGCAAAGAAGTGTTGGGAGTTTGTGAAAGAGACAGGAAAATTCCTTAAGAAGGTGGCCAAAGATTTTAAACCTCGCAAGGTGAAGAAAAAAGTGGTCCCCATTGTCCCTGTCTTTTCTCCCCGCCCTCCCGTTCAGGAAAGAGAAGTGATGGAAGAAGAGGAGGAGGAAGAACTCTCCGATCTTAAAATTTCGACCCACTTGGAAAAGCGACCAGCTCCGGGGCGAAAAGTCAAGACGATGGACAACAAAAAATATGTGGGCGCCTATAGGCGGTACCGCCTTCCCCCTTTAAATCTTCTCACCAACGCCAAAAAAGTGGACCAGCCCACGCTGAAAAAAGATCTCGAGCGGCAGGCAAAGATTTTGGAGGAGACCCTCCTAAGCTTTGGTGTGGAAGGGCGAGTGGGAGAGATCAACTGCGGCCCCACCATCACCTCTTTCGAGGTCCATCCTCCAACGGGTGTGAAGGTTCAAAAGATCAAAGTCCTTGAAAATGACATTGCCCTCAACTTGCAGGCCAAATCGATCCGAATTATCGCGCCAATTCCAGGAAAAGCGGCTGTAGGTGTCGAAGTTCCTTCCCTCTATCCGCAGGAGGTGGGCTTTAAAGAGATGCTCAGCGAGTATCAAAAGGGGAGCAAAAAGCTTCACATCCCCATCATGTTGGGGCAGACAGTTACGGGCGATAATGTTCTCTGTGATCTCACAAAAATGCCCCACTGTATCATCGCTGGAGCAACGGGCTCAGGGAAATCGGTCTGCATCAACAGCATCGTGATGTCGATCTTGATGACGGCTCGCCCTGATGAGGTAAAAATCCTCCTCGTCGACCCGAAAAAGGTAGAGCTCAGCTCTTACACAAACCTCCCACATATGATCGCTCCGGTCATTACCGAGGCGCATGGTGCTTATGCCGCCTTAAACTGGCTGGTGAAAGAGATGGAAGAGCGGTACGAAATTCTCAAGCGGCTCAAGCTCCGCAACATCCACGCCTTTAACAACCGGAAATACAATCCGGAGAAAGAGGAAGAGCTTGCAGGAGGGATGGAAATCCCCCGAAAGATGCCCTATATCGTTGGGATTATTGACGAGTTTGCCGACCTGATGATGGCTTCAAGTTCCGACTTAGAGACGCCCATTGCCCGCATTGCGCAGATGGCGCGCGCAGTGGGGATCCACCTAATCTTAGCAACGCAGCGCCCCTCAAGAGAGGTGATCACCGGCCTTATTAAAGCAAACTTCCCCAGTCGGATTGCCTTTAAGGTGGCAAGCCGGGTCAATAGCCAGATTATCCTCGATGAAAATGGCGCTGAAAACCTCCTCGGCAATGGAGATCTCCTCTTCCTTCCTCCAGGTTCCCATAACCTGACACGCGCACAGGGAGTCTTTGTCCGCGATGAAGATATCAACCAGGTGATCGAGCATATCGAGCGGCAGCTAGGCCCTCAATATCTGATCAAGTCGTTTGATCAGATGGCCTCTGCAGATCTTGGTGGGGTAGGGGCTGGCGAAGGTAAAGATGATCTCTATTCCCAAGCCTATCAGATCATTACGGAAACGGGGACTGCATCGACCACTTTCCTCCAGCGCAAGCTGAAGATCGGTTATGCACGCGCTGCATCTCTCATGGACGAGCTAGAGAGCAATGGCATCATTGGCTCGCCTGATGGGAGTCGCCGCCGCGTCCTCCTCAAAAAGGACTAG
- a CDS encoding AAA family ATPase encodes MFIGRKEELKLLQGQMNRNFASFIVIKGRRRIGKSRLIRELSKKFKRKFSFTGLPPTDETTSTSQKEEFARQMKKQGFPELVADDWGNLFWALGKEAEKGTILIVLDEISWMGSKDPLFLGKLKVAWDQYFESNPNLVLIVASSISNWINKNILKNTGFLGRVDLTLTLDELSIKECSDFWGKRKDSISPLEKLKILSVTGGVPKYLSLIDPKQTAEENIKQLCFSESVFLFNEFDRIFHDLFSKRSSIYKDIVEALSTTPSLDQAEICRRTNRSNGRIVSEYLTDLKEAGFLSADFTWDIKTRETSKLRKYRLRDNYLRFYLKYILPNKEQILRGNFKEGSLYGSTSWESIMGLQFENLVVHNRHDLMERLSISPEECLYDGPFFQTKTERRKGCQIDYLIQTKNTLYLCEIKFSKNPIGVQVIEDVRKKVENLFLPKLISVRPVLIHVGGVRQNVVEEDYFDAIVDWTEFLL; translated from the coding sequence GTCGCCGCATAGGGAAAAGTCGGCTGATTCGGGAACTCTCCAAGAAATTTAAGCGTAAATTTTCATTTACAGGCCTCCCACCAACAGACGAGACAACCAGTACCTCTCAGAAAGAAGAATTTGCGCGTCAAATGAAAAAGCAAGGGTTTCCAGAACTGGTAGCAGATGATTGGGGGAATCTCTTTTGGGCACTTGGTAAAGAAGCTGAGAAGGGGACCATTCTTATTGTGCTAGATGAAATCTCTTGGATGGGCTCAAAGGATCCATTATTTCTGGGAAAACTAAAAGTTGCTTGGGATCAATATTTTGAGTCCAACCCTAATTTAGTTTTGATTGTTGCAAGCTCTATCTCTAATTGGATCAACAAAAATATCCTTAAAAATACGGGGTTTTTAGGGCGCGTAGATCTTACCCTCACATTAGATGAGCTTTCAATCAAGGAATGCTCAGATTTTTGGGGCAAAAGAAAAGACTCAATCTCCCCACTTGAGAAGCTAAAAATTCTTAGCGTTACAGGAGGGGTTCCAAAGTACCTTAGTCTGATCGATCCAAAGCAGACTGCAGAGGAGAACATCAAACAGCTTTGTTTTTCTGAGTCGGTTTTTTTGTTTAACGAGTTTGACCGGATTTTTCACGATTTATTTTCCAAGAGGAGCTCCATCTACAAAGATATTGTAGAAGCCCTATCAACTACACCTTCTTTGGACCAGGCAGAGATCTGTAGAAGAACAAATCGAAGTAATGGAAGAATTGTCTCAGAATATCTGACAGACCTAAAAGAAGCAGGGTTTTTGTCAGCCGATTTTACCTGGGATATTAAGACGCGTGAAACAAGCAAGCTAAGAAAGTATCGATTAAGAGACAACTACTTAAGATTCTATCTTAAGTATATTCTTCCAAATAAAGAGCAAATTTTAAGAGGGAACTTTAAGGAGGGCTCTCTTTATGGCAGCACTAGTTGGGAGTCAATTATGGGGCTTCAGTTTGAGAACCTTGTTGTTCATAATCGGCATGATCTTATGGAGCGACTATCCATTTCTCCTGAAGAGTGTCTTTATGATGGACCCTTTTTTCAGACAAAAACCGAACGGAGGAAAGGATGTCAAATTGACTACCTAATCCAAACGAAAAATACTCTTTATCTTTGCGAGATCAAATTTTCTAAGAATCCGATCGGCGTACAAGTGATTGAAGATGTCAGAAAAAAAGTCGAAAACCTATTCTTACCTAAGCTCATTTCAGTTCGACCTGTGCTGATTCATGTTGGTGGGGTTAGACAAAATGTTGTGGAAGAAGACTATTTTGATGCAATCGTTGATTGGACGGAGTTTTTATTGTGA